The Mycteria americana isolate JAX WOST 10 ecotype Jacksonville Zoo and Gardens chromosome 18, USCA_MyAme_1.0, whole genome shotgun sequence region CGACTGGGCTTTTCTGCAAAGGAGAAGGTGCCATCCTTCCCCTTTACAGGAATGCAAGAAATCCCCCCAATGCCCCGGCTCCATACTCCACACACGGGGGCTGGCACCAGGGGGGATGAGCCGGCAAAGCAGTGTCATTTCCAGCCCGAGGAGGAAGCCAACGCTCTCTGCCCGCGCCTGGAGATGCCCGAGGGCCTTTTTCTCTGCCCTCCCCATGGTGCCGTATCAGGGGGGGAATAATAGCCCTGATTCAGCTTTTGCATCCTGGCAGCCGCAAACgaagcaggtttggggtttttgaggAGTCGTACGGTTAGGGAACTGTCCCACTGCCATGCTGCAAAGGTGATTCAGAGCAAGTTATGGGTTCTTTGGGAAAAGTGTATGGACGATAAAAGCATCTCTAAATGTGCAGTTCCCAGAAACACGGGGTTACGCAGATACTGGATGATTAAAGGCTCACCCACCATGAGAGGAGAATGAAGCAAAATGGATGTTTTGGGATGAGTGAATgcaatttccctttctttctttctgtatgaTTTTCCACCTCCTCACGGCAACCCCTATGCAGAACTCATCCCTTACGGAGAAACCATTTAGTCACCAACTTAACTACCCTCCTAAATTAGCATCTGCCTTGGGATGGATGAGGCTTTGAAGTCTTCCCTCCTCTGTGGATAACTATTCTTTAGCCTTAATTTTGGCCACCGTTTTTACGTAAGTGTCACAGGAGGGTCTCAAATCGTCTCCCCCATTTTCCCACTTCTGTTATTCCTGTAAAAACACCTTTTGGCTGTATCTAGCCTGCCCCTGAatgcactgttttgttttagctCCGGGAGTGAGTTCAGCTAGTGGGGTGTTGGGacaagccaaaaaacccaactgtCATGAGGGCTTGCCGCTGGGGAATTATTTTGTTAACAAACCCCAGGGAGTTTTACTTGGTGGCATTTTTGTGTCCCCGTTTCTCGATGCAAAGTGCTCCTCCATAGCTGGGgatccagcagcagcagtattGCTCCGCAGCGGGACAGACCTGGCGATAGACCTGTAAATTACAGCCGCTGTCAGACCTTCAGCTTTTTCAGGCTGCTGTTGGGACCACGGAAATATCGGGGTGTCAGGCAGATGGTGTGGCTAAGGTGTGAGATGCAAAAGTACTCCCCAAACTCGGCAGCCCAGATGCCACGGTTGCAGTGCCTCAAGCTCAGCGGCTCTTACAGAAAAACACCACGGAGAATCATTTTGgatactttttatttaattatctttgctgggaaatgaaatcaagagagaaaagagaggaggaaaggaccAAAAACTGGAAGCTGACGTGTCTTTCTGGGAACTGGGGGATCTCCATCTGTAATGTGTGCGTGCTCTTCCTCACCCTGAGCATCACCTTGTGGGGAGTCTTGATAGCTCCGGCTCTGTTCAACCCCCACATCAGGCTTTTCTTTCCGTAGCAATGGGGAAAATCAGTCAAAATCTGCAACCTTGGGTGCAGATTTCCCCTCCTCAGCACTGGAGCTTACTTCCTCGGCATCTCAGCTTGAAATAGAAGCGGTAGGATTTATTGTAGGAATGCAAAGTGCTCGCGAAGCACGAAGCCACCGCCTTGTCACATAGGCAGGTCTCTTTCATGCACCAGCTCTGCTCGTTACCTGCAGGGAAAAAACACGGTGCTCAGCGGTGGCTTTCCCAGCTGGCATCGGTGATGGGGTCCCCTCGTGGCACCCCCCTGGAGCTCCCTGGGGGAAGTGCATGAATAAGTGTGCCCTGGTGCTCGTCCTCTCCAACCTGCCCTCATCCCTTGCAGTGCCCATTTATTTATTGTACGCTGCGTCCTCGCATATGCACCCAACTGGAATCAAGCTGGTTTCATCCCTGGGGGGGATGTCCTCCTGTGTCCCCTTCTCCGGGGCTGGGGTGTTCCTCCCTCCATGggttcctccctcccacctccgTGGGGATCCCCCGCTCGGTGGTACTCACTGCAGACGATGTCTCCGTTGGTGACATCAAAGTGGTAGGGGGTTATCAGGGGTCTGCACTTGCCCTCTCGCAGCTTCCTGTAGCAGCAGTCGTGGGCATAGCAGCACCTGTGGGGGACACCATGTCAAACTGCTGCCCCTGAACCCTCCCTCACCACACTTGAAAGGTAAAGGAAGGTCCAGCCTCAAATTTAAGGTGACCGGGAGGAGGGGATGATAAGGCAGCAGCAAGATGTGGCTGGGGAACGGCACCAAACCCCCTCTCAGAGCACACCAGCGTCGGCAGGCTGCCAGCGAGGAGCTTTTTAGGGACCCCCACGCACCCTGCACAGAGGCGGCGAGTGGCGATGCTTTTCCAGGTACTCACTGGTCGGTGGAGTCCACCGGGGTCCCTCTGCCCCCGATGCCGCAGAAACACCCGTACCAGCTGTAGGAGAGCAGGGCGCTTTTCCCCGTGGCCGACGTGATCATCTGCTCCAGCTCCAAAACGCTGCCACGAGTTGGCAGCAGCCCTGCGGAGGGACAGAAGAGATGGGCTCGCACCAGTGCGGAGTGAGGAGGCAGGCAGCATTCCCCGTGCCTCACACCAGACGGAGGAATTAAATAAGTCTGGTGTTGCTGGAAATACATGCTTTCAGGCATGTGAACCATGAgaagcccccccaaacct contains the following coding sequences:
- the LOC142418462 gene encoding group IID secretory phospholipase A2-like, whose protein sequence is MKNLLFAVLLACGLLPTRGSVLELEQMITSATGKSALLSYSWYGCFCGIGGRGTPVDSTDQCCYAHDCCYRKLREGKCRPLITPYHFDVTNGDIVCSNEQSWCMKETCLCDKAVASCFASTLHSYNKSYRFYFKLRCRGSKLQC